One genomic segment of Hordeum vulgare subsp. vulgare chromosome 2H, MorexV3_pseudomolecules_assembly, whole genome shotgun sequence includes these proteins:
- the LOC123425907 gene encoding pentatricopeptide repeat-containing protein At1g05670, mitochondrial, with translation MLLRRNAAAAAQRSSLLSPWRTILPHVSPARPCSATTTTSSPHRHRRSRCRTPQVTEGSLTTTAAPRPFPDYSPPRPDSPADDALARRLAAALLASPSPGSLPPLPFTPLLRPLHLLLALPLLASHPNLTSLLVPLLLLFPSRPHPHPHLLQCFAIAAHLAVREPGTARAILVRALRFPSPHRHFVEQFIFTYKAFSSDPASFDLLLLCLPSAELLRRLRQYGLSPSPESCNAVLSRLPLDEAIALFRELPDKNVCSHNILLKALLSAGRLKDACQHFDEMSSPPDVVTYGTMVHGYCVRGQLENAVKLLDEMAAKGLESNATVYTSVIALLCNKGQVSDALRVLEDMTMHGVALDAVVFTTVISGFCSKGDLAAARRLFEEMQKRGLAADRVTHTALINGLCRAGELKEADRVLQEMVDKGLDVDVVTYTVLIDGYCKRGNMVEAFRVHNEMVGRRVAPNVVTYTALSDGLCKQGDVRAANELLHEMCNKGLELNVYTYNSLINGLCKFGNLEQAMRIMTEMEAAGHRTDVYTYTTLIDTLCKSGEFDRAHNMLQEMLDKGIKPSIATYNVLMNGFCMSGRVEGGKKLLEWMLEKNVRPNVVTYNSLMKQYCIDKNMKSTTEIYKGMHSQEVAPNENTYNILIKGHCKARNMKEALYFHQEMIEKGLRLTASSYSALIRLLNKKKKFSEARVFFDKMRNEGLTAEPDVYSFYMDISFNEDNLESTITLCDELVEASHVKSKAGTN, from the coding sequence ATGCTCCTCCGCCGTAACGCCGCCGCAGCAGCGCAGCGCTCCTCCTTGTTATCCCCCTGGCGAACCATCCTCCCGCACGTCAGCCCCGCCCGACCTTGTAGCgctaccaccaccacctcctctccACACCGGCACCGGCGCAGCCGCTGCCGCACACCACAGGTTACGGAAGGTTCCCTCACGACCACCGCTGCGCCCCGACCGTTCCCGGACTACTCTCCGCCCCGCCCCGACTCGCCGGCAGACGATGCCCTCGCGCGCCGTCTCGCCGCCGCGCTCCTCGCTTCGCCCAGCCCaggctccctccctcctctccccttcACCCCCCTCCTCCGCCCGCTGCACCTGCTCCTCGCGCTCCCTCTGCTCGCCTCCCACCCCAACCTCACCAGCCTCCTCGTCCCGCTCCTCCTGCTCTTCCCCTCCCGAcctcacccccacccccacctcctCCAATGCTTCGCCATTGCCGCCCATCTCGCCGTGCGCGAACCCGGAACTGCGCGGGCTATCCTTGTACGAGCTCTTCGTTTCCCTTCTCCCCATCGGCATTTCGTCGAGCAGTTCATCTTCACATACAAGGCCTTCTCGTCGGACCCCGCCTCCTTCGACCTCCTCCTCCTGTGCCTCCCCTCCGCCgagctgctccgccggctccgccAGTACGGCCTATCCCCATCACCAGAGTCCTGTAACGCTGTGCTCTCCCGCCTTCCCCTTGACGAAGCAATTGCCTTGTTCCGAGAGCTCCCTGACAAGAACGTCTGCTCCCACAATATACTCCTCAAGGCGCTCCTCAGTGCAGGCCGGCTCAAGGATGCATGCCAACATTTCGATGAAATGTCGTCACCGCCAGATGTTGTGACGTACGGTACTATGGTCCATGGCTACTGCGTTCGTGGTCAGCTGGAGAATGCAGTGAAGCTGTTGGACGAAATGGCAGCAAAGGGGCTGGAGTCAAACGCGACAGTGTATACAAGCGTGATTGCACTGCTGTGCAATAAAGGGCAGGTTTCAGATGCTTTGAGGGTGCTAGAGGACATGACGATGCATGGGGTGGCGTTGGATGCAGTGGTGTTTACAACTGTAATTAGTGGATTTTGTAGCAAGGGTGATTTAGCAGCTGCAAGAAGGTTGTTCGAAGAGATGCAGAAGAGAGGGTTGGCCGCTGATAGGGTCACACATACAGCGCTGATCAATGGTCTTTGTCGGGCTGGGGAGTTGAAAGAGGCAGACAGAGTGCTCCAGGAGATGGTGGACAAGGGATTGGATGTTGATGTGGTCACATATACAGTACTCATTGATGGGTACTGCAAAAGAGGGAACATGGTGGAAGCCTTCCGAGTTCACAATGAAATGGTGGGGAGAAGAGTGGCACCAAATGTGGTGACATACACGGCTCTGTCTGATGGACTGTGCAAGCAGGGGGATGTGCGTGCTGCTAATGAGCTATTGCATGAGATGTGCAACAAGGGGTTAGAGCTGAATGTTTACACATACAATTCCCTGATCAATGGCCTGTGCAAGTTTGGCAATCTGGAGCAGGCCATGAGGATCATGACAGAGATGGAAGCAGCGGGACATAGAACAGATGTTTATACATATACAACTCTTATAGATACGCTCTGCAAGTCAGGAGAGTTTGACAGGGCTCACAACATGTTACAGGAAATGTTAGATAAAGGAATTAAGCCTAGTATTGCGACCTACAATGTTCTAATGAATGGTTTTTGCATGTCAGGTAGGGTAGAAGGAGGAAAAAAGCTGCTCGAGTGGATGCTGGAGAAGAATGTCCGCCCAAATGTTGTAACTTATAATTCTCTTATGAAGCAGTACTGCATTGACAAGAACATGAAATCTACCACTGAGATTTACAAGGGCATGCATTCTCAGGAGGTGGCTCCAAATGAGAACACATACAATATATTGATCAAGGGGCACTGTAAGGCAAGAAATATGAAAGAGGCGCTGTATTTCCATCAGGAAATGATAGAGAAGGGGCTTAGACTCACAGCAAGCTCTTATAGTGCTCTTATAAGATtgctgaataaaaagaagaaatttTCTGAGGCAAGAGTTTTTTTTGACAAGATGCGAAATGAGGGTTTGACAGCTGAACCAGATGTTTACAGTTTTTATATGGACATCAGTTTTAATGAGGATAATTTGGAGTCGACCATTACACTCTGTGATGAATTGGTGGAAGCCAGTCATGTAAAATCTAAAGCTGGCACAAACTAA